From Haloarcula hispanica ATCC 33960, the proteins below share one genomic window:
- the gcvPB gene encoding aminomethyl-transferring glycine dehydrogenase subunit GcvPB has protein sequence MKYDQARWTDDSDDRYEPLLSEKASETVDTEDSPLPDDLTRDSLSLPDPAEPELARHYTRLSQMNYGVESGPFPLGSCTMKYNPSFTEDVAARADAAIHPDRPDSTVQGTLALCHRLQDYLGRIGGMDAVTLQPPAGAAGEFTGIQIAKAYHQHNGDERSEVVIPDSAHGTNFATAAMAGYEVVELPSGDDGRVDIEALEAAVGDDTAALMLTNPNTLGLFERDIEHVADIVHDAGGLLYYDGANLNALLGRARPGDMGFDVMHYNVHKTFATPHGGGGPGAGPVGVREELAQFLPNPHVRERGGNYEHYEPDNSIGKVHGFYGNWPVLLKTFAYIARLGDEGLRDASAKAVLNANYLAEQIEYEVPFGPFHHEFVASAGEQDAADAAKRMLDYGVHPPTTKWPEIVDEALMTEPTESETKRSLDQLAAAFNAVAGDSDAELADAPSRPAAKRIDQATAARNPRLSWQALDDT, from the coding sequence GTGAAATACGACCAGGCGCGCTGGACCGACGACAGCGACGACCGGTACGAGCCGCTGCTCTCGGAGAAAGCCAGCGAGACGGTCGACACCGAAGACTCGCCGCTGCCCGACGACCTGACGCGGGACTCGCTCTCCCTGCCGGACCCGGCCGAGCCTGAACTGGCCCGGCACTATACGCGCCTCTCGCAGATGAACTACGGCGTCGAGAGCGGGCCGTTCCCGCTCGGCTCGTGTACGATGAAGTACAACCCCTCCTTCACCGAGGACGTGGCTGCACGGGCGGACGCCGCCATCCACCCGGACCGGCCCGATTCCACAGTGCAAGGAACGCTGGCGCTGTGTCACCGCCTGCAGGATTACCTCGGCCGCATCGGCGGGATGGACGCGGTGACGCTACAGCCCCCGGCCGGCGCGGCTGGCGAGTTCACCGGGATACAGATCGCGAAGGCCTACCACCAGCACAACGGCGACGAGCGCTCGGAGGTCGTCATCCCGGACTCGGCGCACGGGACGAACTTCGCGACGGCGGCGATGGCCGGCTACGAGGTCGTCGAGCTCCCGAGCGGCGACGACGGCCGGGTCGACATCGAAGCGCTGGAGGCGGCTGTCGGCGACGACACCGCCGCGCTGATGCTCACGAACCCCAACACGCTGGGGCTGTTCGAGCGCGACATCGAGCACGTCGCCGACATCGTCCACGACGCTGGTGGCCTGCTGTACTACGACGGCGCGAACCTCAACGCCCTGCTCGGGCGCGCTCGCCCCGGCGACATGGGCTTCGACGTGATGCACTACAACGTCCACAAGACGTTCGCGACGCCCCACGGTGGCGGCGGTCCCGGGGCCGGCCCGGTCGGCGTCCGCGAGGAACTGGCCCAGTTCCTCCCGAACCCACACGTCAGAGAGCGCGGCGGCAACTACGAACACTACGAGCCGGACAACTCCATCGGGAAGGTGCATGGCTTCTACGGCAACTGGCCGGTATTGCTCAAGACCTTTGCGTACATCGCCAGATTGGGCGACGAAGGCCTCCGAGACGCCAGCGCGAAGGCCGTGCTGAACGCGAACTACCTCGCTGAGCAGATAGAGTACGAGGTGCCATTTGGCCCGTTCCATCACGAGTTCGTCGCCAGCGCGGGCGAGCAGGACGCTGCTGACGCGGCCAAGCGGATGCTCGATTACGGCGTCCACCCGCCGACGACGAAGTGGCCCGAAATCGTCGACGAGGCGCTGATGACCGAGCCCACGGAGAGCGAAACCAAACGCTCGCTGGACCAGCTCGCGGCCGCGTTCAACGCCGTGGCCGGCGACTCCGACGCCGAACTGGCCGACGCGCCGTCGCGTCCGGCGGCGAAACGCATCGACCAGGCGACTGCGGCCCGAAACCCGCGGCTCTCCTGGCAAGCGCTTGACGACACGTAG